In one Verrucomicrobiota bacterium JB022 genomic region, the following are encoded:
- a CDS encoding DUF2470 domain-containing protein produces the protein MEAQTFALPEAAAQRAIEHMNDDHADALLRYAHFHGKRHDATAATMTGLDAAGFDLRIDTANGQEDLRIPFAEPLQSSQDAHTRLVSMAIEARKALGR, from the coding sequence ATGGAAGCTCAAACATTCGCTTTACCCGAGGCTGCCGCCCAACGTGCCATTGAGCACATGAACGACGATCACGCGGACGCCCTGCTCCGCTACGCGCACTTCCACGGAAAACGCCACGATGCCACCGCCGCGACGATGACTGGTCTTGACGCCGCTGGATTCGATCTTCGTATTGATACGGCAAACGGTCAGGAAGACCTGCGCATCCCGTTCGCGGAGCCCTTGCAATCGAGCCAGGACGCCCACACGCGTCTGGTCTCGATGGCGATTGAGGCGCGCAAGGCTCTCGGCCGCTAG
- a CDS encoding DUF58 domain-containing protein, producing the protein MSAEAPALAIPRQARADAIEAAAKLALNRTARHRQRMTGRSTSPMEGASLEFQDQRDYHPGDDFRHLNWRAFARTDRLLMKVFEAEVSPLTEVIFDRSASMFAPEGKARLTWALLLFMLEASRQEGARLRLWMADHRGLEAFDPRALGGEAATFAPAAGASGPQIDQPLHSGSLRILISDLLFGDSPAPLLSTLARNAGEAWVLVPQEPLPDLLDGQTTFDCRESGRQRVLRVDAAFRRSLQERYDRHLSDWQRSAQSHGTSLLRVSPALPFVEALRLDGLRSGFLRYRT; encoded by the coding sequence ATGAGCGCCGAAGCCCCAGCCCTTGCCATCCCGCGCCAAGCCCGGGCCGATGCGATCGAGGCGGCGGCCAAGCTGGCCCTGAACCGCACTGCGCGCCACCGCCAGCGCATGACGGGCCGCAGCACGAGCCCGATGGAGGGCGCATCGCTGGAGTTCCAGGACCAGCGCGACTACCACCCCGGCGACGACTTCCGTCACCTCAACTGGCGGGCCTTTGCGCGCACGGACCGGCTGCTAATGAAGGTATTCGAGGCTGAGGTAAGCCCGTTGACGGAGGTGATTTTCGACCGCAGCGCCTCGATGTTTGCCCCCGAAGGCAAGGCGCGTCTGACGTGGGCGCTGTTGCTTTTTATGCTGGAGGCCAGTCGGCAAGAGGGCGCGCGCCTGCGCTTGTGGATGGCCGACCACCGGGGTCTGGAGGCGTTCGACCCGCGCGCGCTAGGGGGCGAGGCGGCGACGTTTGCCCCGGCGGCGGGCGCATCGGGTCCCCAGATCGACCAGCCTTTGCACAGCGGCTCACTCCGCATTCTGATCTCCGACCTGCTCTTTGGCGACAGCCCGGCCCCGCTGTTGTCGACGCTGGCCCGCAACGCCGGGGAGGCCTGGGTGCTCGTGCCGCAAGAGCCGTTGCCCGACCTGCTCGACGGCCAGACGACGTTTGATTGCCGCGAATCGGGTCGGCAGCGGGTATTGCGCGTCGATGCCGCCTTTCGCCGCAGCCTGCAGGAGCGTTACGACCGGCACCTGAGCGACTGGCAACGCAGCGCCCAAAGCCACGGCACCAGCCTGCTCCGCGTCTCACCCGCGCTGCCCTTCGTCGAAGCCCTGCGGCTCGACGGGTTGCGCTCCGGCTTTCTCCGCTACCGCACATGA
- a CDS encoding ABC transporter ATP-binding protein produces the protein MSEPTPPPIPPEQPALIAKGLYRSFGDVKAVQDVSFTLPRGSVTGFIGTNGSGKTTTLRLLATLDFPDAGRIVVEGIDALLYPRVVRARIGWMPDTFGGYPNLSVVEYLEFFGRAYGMPQPQRDTRIAQVVEFVGLQGLVKRPCTKLSKGEAQRVSLARMLLQDPSVLLLDEPAAGLDPRARVEFRNLILALRNQGKTLLLSSHILADLEAICDQLIFINQGKIIHSGTTESVHAKAQPGQRIRVRLTAKAAEWREWVQLQPAMALQEEHLDGGIVLLETTGTEAARDLLHRSILAGFPVHEFRQVEARLEDAFMHLIQPTELPTTPPPLPQ, from the coding sequence ATGAGCGAACCCACCCCACCCCCCATCCCGCCCGAGCAGCCTGCGCTGATCGCCAAGGGTCTCTACCGCAGCTTTGGCGATGTGAAGGCCGTGCAGGATGTCTCCTTTACGCTCCCGCGCGGCAGCGTGACGGGCTTTATCGGCACCAACGGCTCGGGCAAGACGACGACGCTGCGCCTGCTGGCGACGCTCGACTTCCCCGACGCGGGCCGAATCGTGGTCGAGGGCATCGACGCGCTGCTCTACCCCCGCGTGGTCCGCGCCCGCATCGGCTGGATGCCCGACACTTTTGGCGGCTACCCCAACCTCTCGGTGGTCGAATATCTGGAGTTTTTCGGGCGCGCCTACGGCATGCCCCAGCCCCAGCGCGATACCCGTATCGCCCAGGTGGTTGAATTTGTGGGCCTGCAGGGCCTCGTGAAGCGCCCCTGCACCAAGCTCTCCAAGGGCGAGGCGCAACGGGTGTCGCTCGCGCGCATGTTGTTGCAAGACCCTTCGGTGCTGCTGCTCGACGAGCCGGCGGCTGGCCTCGATCCGCGCGCGCGGGTGGAGTTCCGCAATCTCATCCTCGCCTTGCGCAACCAGGGCAAGACGCTGCTGCTCAGCTCGCACATCTTGGCCGATCTGGAGGCGATCTGCGACCAGCTCATCTTCATCAACCAGGGCAAGATCATCCACAGCGGCACGACCGAGAGCGTACACGCCAAGGCCCAGCCGGGGCAGCGCATCCGCGTGCGCCTGACCGCCAAGGCGGCCGAGTGGCGCGAATGGGTGCAGCTCCAGCCGGCGATGGCCCTGCAGGAGGAGCACCTCGACGGCGGCATCGTGCTGCTGGAGACGACCGGCACCGAAGCCGCGCGCGATCTCCTGCACCGCAGCATCCTCGCCGGCTTCCCCGTGCACGAGTTTCGCCAGGTGGAGGCGCGCCTCGAAGACGCGTTCATGCACCTCATCCAGCCGACGGAGCTGCCGACCACCCCGCCTCCCCTGCCGCAATGA
- a CDS encoding MoxR family ATPase yields MSDPRPPILSDERLNAAHAQVRQLVEALETAVYGQRALLERAVLGLSAGGHILIEGLPGLGKTELVKALAAATGLEMKRVQFTPDLLPGDISGSHVVQMVDGDRRFVFQKGPVFCQILLADEINRASPKTQSALLQAMQEGEVTVLGETHTLPHPFFVVATQNPIELEGTYPLPEAQLDRFLLKLDIRRTGLDDLEKILFNRRPGQGGSGVPTVMNAEGLLALQQTVQEVYLPPVVGRYIARLVEATHADASKAAAHVRHGASPRAAIALAAVSRARALLHQRPHADFSDVQAMAVPVLQHRIILDHSARLDGLTGAGLVERLLQEVLPQEKNLPDILQPLPQG; encoded by the coding sequence ATGAGTGACCCTCGCCCCCCGATCCTGTCCGATGAACGCCTCAACGCCGCCCACGCCCAGGTGCGGCAACTCGTCGAGGCGCTGGAAACCGCCGTCTACGGCCAACGCGCGCTGCTCGAAAGAGCCGTATTGGGCCTATCGGCCGGTGGCCACATCCTGATCGAGGGCCTGCCCGGCCTCGGCAAGACCGAACTGGTCAAAGCCCTCGCCGCCGCCACCGGGCTGGAGATGAAGCGCGTCCAGTTTACGCCCGACCTCTTGCCGGGCGACATCTCAGGCTCACACGTGGTCCAGATGGTCGACGGCGACCGCCGCTTCGTGTTTCAGAAAGGCCCGGTATTTTGCCAGATCCTGCTGGCGGATGAGATCAATCGCGCGAGCCCGAAGACTCAGTCGGCCCTGCTCCAGGCGATGCAGGAAGGCGAAGTGACGGTACTGGGCGAGACGCACACGTTACCCCACCCGTTCTTTGTCGTGGCGACGCAAAATCCGATCGAGCTGGAGGGCACTTATCCGCTGCCGGAGGCCCAGCTCGACCGCTTTTTGCTGAAGCTCGACATCCGCCGCACGGGGCTCGACGACCTCGAAAAGATCCTCTTCAACCGACGCCCGGGCCAAGGCGGCAGCGGCGTGCCCACCGTGATGAACGCCGAGGGCCTACTGGCGCTTCAGCAAACGGTGCAGGAGGTTTATCTACCGCCCGTGGTGGGCCGCTATATTGCCCGGCTGGTCGAGGCCACCCACGCCGATGCCTCCAAGGCAGCCGCACACGTGCGCCACGGGGCCAGCCCGCGTGCGGCCATCGCGCTCGCGGCCGTCAGCCGGGCGCGCGCGCTCCTGCATCAGCGCCCGCACGCCGACTTCAGCGATGTGCAGGCCATGGCGGTGCCCGTGCTCCAGCACCGCATCATCCTCGACCATAGCGCCCGCCTCGACGGCTTGACCGGCGCGGGGCTGGTCGAACGCCTGTTGCAGGAAGTGCTGCCACAAGAAAAGAACCTGCCCGACATCCTCCAACCGCTGCCCCAAGGATGA
- a CDS encoding ABC transporter substrate-binding protein — protein sequence MMIAALVLGGLTAAHAARLVTLGGAATEIVYALGQGDDVIATDQSSTYPPAAAALPQVGYIRAISAEGVLSQEPDAIIATDDLGPPAAAAQLRQGGVPLTLVPTPRDEQSLYHAIEVVAQELGEEAKAQTLIADIKKDFAEAAEISQGKDAPRTVFMLAHFGGGRAAGRGTMGDGMLQLAGAHNVFGDFEGYKQVSEEAILEENPEVLLIGVMPGTANTSRESLLAAVNLPTLAELPVKVVPLDIGYYLSFGPRAGEAARDLAQILHGSADE from the coding sequence ATGATGATCGCTGCCTTGGTTCTGGGCGGTTTGACTGCAGCCCATGCCGCTCGGCTCGTGACCTTGGGCGGCGCGGCTACCGAAATCGTCTATGCCCTTGGGCAGGGCGATGACGTGATCGCGACCGACCAATCGAGCACCTACCCGCCGGCAGCGGCCGCCTTGCCGCAGGTCGGCTACATCCGCGCCATCAGTGCCGAGGGCGTGCTCTCGCAGGAGCCCGACGCGATTATCGCGACCGACGACCTCGGCCCGCCGGCGGCAGCCGCTCAGCTGCGCCAGGGCGGGGTGCCCTTGACGCTCGTGCCGACCCCGCGCGACGAGCAGAGCCTTTACCACGCCATCGAAGTCGTGGCCCAGGAGCTGGGCGAAGAGGCGAAGGCCCAGACCTTGATCGCCGACATCAAAAAGGACTTTGCCGAGGCCGCCGAGATTTCGCAGGGCAAGGACGCTCCGCGCACCGTGTTTATGCTCGCGCACTTTGGCGGCGGGCGTGCGGCCGGTCGCGGCACGATGGGCGACGGCATGTTGCAGCTGGCCGGTGCCCACAACGTTTTTGGTGATTTCGAGGGCTACAAGCAGGTTTCCGAAGAGGCGATCCTCGAAGAAAACCCCGAGGTGCTGCTGATCGGCGTGATGCCGGGCACCGCCAATACCAGCCGCGAAAGCCTGCTCGCCGCCGTCAACCTCCCGACCTTGGCCGAGCTGCCGGTAAAAGTCGTGCCGCTGGACATCGGCTACTACCTCAGCTTTGGCCCGCGCGCCGGCGAGGCCGCCCGCGATCTCGCGCAGATCCTCCACGGCTCCGCCGACGAATAA
- a CDS encoding VWA domain-containing protein — translation MTLAHPTWLLIALLYPALLLFLPRHVVLRPLRILLALLLALILAEPQIRLQDRAPDLWVLVDRSLSNREEMDEVFARWWALLEDARPQDAALHRIDYAEEPRDELARQSDGQALTGYESRLDTALRQVLLRRETDTPARVLVLSDGYSTEPLKEVGTAVMREGLAVDYRLIEAEEATDVQVSELALPGEVRPGQLFRLSLLLEGPDGEVPYRLLRDGQPVHEGTAKLSGGSARLALADRVERAGAYRYAVEIEPETDAIEANNRREAWLRAQGNGRILLLSKYRNDPLADLLAAAGAEVELVHDFSNLHEGSLIASRLVILNDVPAHVLPIGFNAQLTAAIREQGTGLLMVGGPNSFGSGGYFGSALAEVLPVSMELRQEHRRLATALVLVLDRSGSMSMTVDDASGQPVTKMQLANAGAVSTAALLGNRDGLAVLAADTEAHVIVPMTTLTGNREEVFRRVGGITSMGGGIYVFKSLLAAWEQLQEAQFGQRHVILFSDANDSEAAEGYEKLLPEMRADGVTVSVIALGTPEDVHAELLKHIAELGGGRIFFTDQAQELPALFSQETVTIARSAFVQDVTPTEPTLAWSQISSAPLEWLPEVPGYNLGYLRDNANGALFTTDAYQAPLVAFWQQARGRVMAVTFPVVGDGALQTELWGDRGAFLRSIVDWTARPDVPAGLAIESHREGSRLTFDFYYSDDWIGPLSTTPPALELSSEARKLAPAWERMEPGHFRTSVHLPPGETFTGGVSAGSNFVPAGPFALSTSAEFVRNPQARRELAALSNASGGTLRQNLADSFQPLPGKRSYSLRPYLLGLLLLLALADAALTRLQLRTLWWRR, via the coding sequence ATGACCCTCGCGCATCCCACCTGGCTCCTGATCGCCCTGCTTTACCCGGCGCTGCTGCTGTTTCTACCCCGCCACGTGGTCTTGCGACCCCTGCGCATCCTGCTGGCGCTGCTGCTGGCCCTGATCCTGGCCGAGCCGCAGATTCGCTTGCAGGACCGCGCGCCCGACCTCTGGGTGCTGGTCGACCGCTCCCTTTCCAACCGCGAGGAGATGGACGAGGTGTTTGCCCGCTGGTGGGCGCTGCTCGAAGACGCCCGTCCTCAGGACGCCGCACTGCACCGAATCGACTACGCCGAGGAACCGCGCGACGAGCTGGCGCGCCAGAGCGACGGACAGGCGCTGACCGGCTACGAGAGCCGCCTCGACACGGCCCTGCGGCAGGTCCTTTTGCGGCGCGAGACCGACACCCCCGCCCGCGTGCTAGTGTTGAGCGACGGCTACAGCACCGAGCCGCTGAAAGAGGTGGGCACTGCCGTGATGCGCGAAGGGCTGGCGGTCGACTACCGCCTGATCGAGGCCGAAGAGGCCACCGACGTGCAGGTGAGCGAGCTGGCCTTGCCCGGCGAGGTGCGCCCGGGGCAGCTCTTTCGCCTGAGCCTGCTGCTGGAGGGGCCCGACGGCGAGGTGCCCTACCGCCTGTTGCGCGATGGCCAGCCCGTGCACGAAGGCACGGCCAAGCTAAGCGGTGGCAGCGCGCGGCTGGCCTTGGCCGACCGGGTGGAGCGCGCGGGCGCTTACCGTTATGCAGTCGAGATCGAGCCGGAGACGGACGCCATCGAGGCTAACAACCGCCGCGAAGCCTGGCTGCGCGCGCAGGGCAACGGTCGCATCCTGCTGCTTTCCAAATATCGGAACGACCCGTTGGCCGACCTGCTGGCGGCAGCGGGCGCGGAAGTGGAACTGGTGCATGACTTCTCAAACCTGCACGAAGGCAGCCTGATCGCCTCGCGGCTGGTGATCCTCAACGACGTGCCCGCCCATGTGCTGCCCATCGGCTTCAACGCGCAGCTGACGGCGGCGATCCGCGAACAGGGCACGGGGCTGCTGATGGTGGGTGGCCCCAACAGCTTCGGCTCGGGCGGCTACTTCGGCTCGGCGCTGGCCGAGGTGCTGCCGGTGAGCATGGAGCTGCGACAGGAGCACCGTCGCCTCGCCACCGCTCTCGTGCTGGTGCTAGACCGCTCGGGCAGTATGAGCATGACGGTCGACGACGCCAGCGGCCAGCCGGTGACGAAGATGCAGCTGGCCAACGCCGGAGCCGTCTCGACCGCGGCCCTGCTCGGCAACCGCGACGGCCTGGCCGTGCTCGCGGCAGACACCGAGGCGCACGTAATCGTGCCCATGACAACCCTCACCGGCAACCGCGAGGAGGTCTTCCGGCGCGTGGGCGGCATCACCTCGATGGGCGGCGGCATCTACGTGTTCAAGAGCCTGCTAGCGGCCTGGGAGCAGCTCCAGGAGGCGCAATTCGGCCAGCGCCACGTAATCCTTTTCTCCGACGCCAACGACTCCGAAGCAGCAGAGGGCTACGAAAAGCTGCTGCCCGAGATGCGGGCCGACGGCGTCACGGTGTCCGTCATCGCACTGGGCACGCCCGAAGACGTCCATGCCGAACTACTGAAGCACATCGCCGAGCTGGGCGGTGGCCGCATCTTCTTCACCGACCAAGCGCAGGAGCTACCCGCCCTCTTTTCGCAGGAAACGGTGACGATCGCGCGCTCGGCCTTCGTGCAAGATGTGACGCCCACCGAGCCGACGCTGGCCTGGAGCCAGATCAGCAGTGCGCCGCTGGAGTGGTTGCCGGAGGTGCCGGGCTACAACCTCGGCTACCTGCGCGACAACGCCAACGGCGCGCTCTTTACCACCGATGCCTACCAGGCGCCGCTGGTGGCTTTTTGGCAACAGGCGCGCGGGCGCGTGATGGCCGTGACCTTCCCCGTGGTGGGCGACGGCGCGCTGCAGACGGAGCTGTGGGGCGACCGCGGGGCCTTCCTGCGCAGCATTGTCGATTGGACCGCCCGCCCCGATGTGCCCGCCGGGCTCGCGATCGAGAGCCACCGCGAGGGCTCGCGGCTGACGTTCGATTTTTACTATAGCGACGACTGGATCGGGCCGCTCAGCACAACCCCGCCCGCGCTCGAACTGTCGTCCGAGGCTCGCAAGCTGGCCCCGGCCTGGGAGCGGATGGAGCCCGGGCACTTCCGCACCAGCGTGCACCTGCCCCCCGGCGAGACCTTTACCGGCGGCGTCAGCGCAGGCAGCAACTTCGTGCCCGCCGGGCCCTTTGCGCTCAGCACCTCCGCCGAGTTTGTGCGCAACCCGCAGGCGCGGCGCGAGCTGGCCGCCCTCTCGAACGCCAGCGGGGGCACCCTGCGCCAGAACCTCGCCGACAGCTTCCAGCCGCTCCCCGGCAAGCGCTCCTACAGCCTGCGGCCCTACCTGCTCGGCCTGCTCCTTCTGCTGGCCCTCGCCGACGCCGCGTTGACGCGCCTGCAGTTGAGGACCCTCTGGTGGCGGCGGTAA